From Aegilops tauschii subsp. strangulata cultivar AL8/78 chromosome 5, Aet v6.0, whole genome shotgun sequence:
TGCATATAAAATACAAAgaccaaagtaattgttctttgatgaAAACAATATGTGTTAATAAAATATAGTTAGAGGGATATCACCTGATTCATCCAGACGATAAATGACCCGTTCAACACCGCAGACCGGAGATCGCTGTAGCGGCTCAGGCAGACCGACGACTCAATATAACCCGGGCGGCTCAACACAGCAGATGCGGCTTAACGCGGCCCCGGCGCCTCAACACAGCAGCGAAGCGGCAGCGCGGTTGAGACGGCAGAAGCGGCGACTTGAACAGCTTGAAACGGGCGCGAGTCGACCCGGGGTAGGCGGCGGCTCATCGTGTGACGGTGGCTCTCCAATGGCGGATTAACACGGGAGGATTCTCCGGTGGTAGAGGTAAGCGGGCCCGCGGGGATAGCTTCAGCAATTCAGAGCAGCGGCGGAGCAAGGCGGGTCACAGCATGGCGATTTGGAAGATGAACCTCAGCGGTGGAAAAAGATTGCCACGAAGACTTAAAAACAACAGCTCAAAGGCAGCTCTGCTTCATGGAAACGAGCGACGGACACTCAAGCGGGGTAGCAGCACGTGAGAAATACTGTTTGAACTAGTactttgattgttgtgtgatcgACGACACGCAATCTGACTGCGGCATAATGAAAAATCATATTGGTCCGGGCTGACATGCTCAGCATAGTACTCCGTTCATTCTGCTGCTCCATACTCAGGAGCGGCCTCATGCAGGAGCGAATCGGACCGGGTCACAAGCGGCAGAAGGCGGTGTCCTTGCAGTGACTCGGGACCGGCCACAGCGGAGGCGTCGGCTCAAGGCGCCGCGGAAGCAGAGGAAAAACGGGGCGGCGACTTAGCGTGTTGGAGGCGACGCAGCGCGTGTTGACAAGTTTCTGTATACCGGAGATGACGCGTAAGACCCGGACGGTGGCTCCATGCAACGGTGCATTTGTTTTACGCGGCAATCTGCAAGTACTACTTCATGGAGGCACCTTTCTGATGGATTTGACGTTGACCCGGAGTACTAGTATTGTTTGACCAATCAATTGGCTGGTGTACGTAAAGACCATGTCCAACTCATATTCTGATTAGCCTACGCATCACGTCACTGATTAGGAAAATGAGATCAATTGACCCGCAGGTGACAGATAGACGATTTTCAAACGGATTTTTTTGGAAGCCGGTGCGGACGTGGTTGCTGGCACGACCCGGTTCCAAATCCTGGCATAACCGTGCGGTTTGTTGGAGTTTGCACGGGGCGGTGCACACCGGTGCACTGTTGATCTGATTCTTCCTCCATGGATTCTGTCCCAGTTGGGATCTCTGGATCTCATAACTCCACGCTGTAGTATTTTCTTGTCTCCACTAATAATAGTCCACCGATATGGTGTGGAGGTTGTACGAGAAAAAGCAACCAAAACACGCGGAGTCACCCGGCGTCCGCAACAAAAACACACGGGTTGTCACGcgccgggaaacatcatccgataataaccctacatgctgtttgaggctagatctcattacgctcatgagggagtcgtcggtaaaccggctcttgtgtctagccctagagattgttgattgttgcctgtccctctttggggagccctgcccctccttatatatgttgcaggggcgggttacatgtggagtcctattaggattaggactagtctatctctaatacaaaccggatacaagtccaggtcttaactctttataaggtaaatattccttatacctttccttgtaaaccggaccaccatagtatgaaccggccttcatgaaccgcccgttgggccaccgggtcttgtcgctcctctgaccagcctgccggattaccaatgaatcgtaaaccgccagttccaaacgggtcgccagtgaaccgtcaagtctcagccgggtctcaagcAAACCGctaagtccggccgggttatacttccggccggtttatgccgcggggtatatccccgacacgcGGGGTGACGATTTAGTTGTCATTCGGGATGGCAGATTTAGTTATCCGGGACAACAAATGTAGTTGTAAAAGCATGTCAACTCTCTCtggtttggttaactatagtTGACATGTCTAATTTATGATAGTTGTCGCGTGTAATCAAACTATAGTTGTCGTGTGTGATTAACTACTTGTCATATATGGTCAAAcaatagttgccatgtgtgtttacctagttgtcacttgtggtccaaccatagttgccatgtatggttAATCACAGTTGTCATGTGTGTTTATCTGGTTGCCACATACGTGCAACTGCAGTTGCCGTCTAGCAACGGAtcatagttgccatgtgtgtttacctagttgccaTGTACacgcaactgcagttgccatccaaCAACATACGAGTGTCGTGTGGGCGAAAAGCGGTTCGCCCACACACGCGTGGACTAGGTGGTGGTTGTGTGGGCAGAAACTAGCTCGCCCACACAGCGCAACTGGCAAACCGCGTGTTGCGGGGCGTGTGGTCGAACTCTCCAACGCCCACACACATGATGATGCTCACATGGCACTCAAATTCTAACAAATTTCATTAGGATTCATGCAAAACAAAATCAACGTGGATCAAGGCATGTGGGCAATGTGCAAACATGCCACACGCGTGGGCGTTATCATTTGGGTTATTTTATTTATTTCCGAAGGACAACATGAGCACGGCCACAACAACCAATCTGATTAAACACAAGATAATGCTCTGCCGAATTAAGACCAAGAATTTACAAATATTTCTTAAATACCCACTAAACAGACTACTGGTGAACAATCTCCATGACAGTTTTATCTTTGGAAGATTCCAAATTCAGTTGCAAaggaacacatgcattgtaattaCATATCACTCATTCTGAACAGGCCTGAATCCAGGGAGTCGTATTTCTTTGGGAAAATGGATACAGCAAAGGAGCTATTACATCAAATTTACCAACATAAGCATAAACCAAAGAGCAGAGGGGCATCATCAGACGCGGACTTTTACTTCGTAGCCTGGGCGATGATGTTACTGATGGAGCCAGCTTCCTCTTTAGCAGCCTCTACCAATGAATCCTGTGCAAATAGGGAAGCAAACAGTTAATACAACTATGTACTTCTCAAGAGCAGTCCAAGACAGGTTTTGCAATTTCTTGTGTACATGTGTTCTTATTTTTGTACAAACGTATATTGGAAGCGCAAAGTAATTCAGGGGATAAGCAAACAGAATTTAGAAGACGATGTTGCTAATCCTAATATATAAGCACATAAATGAACTCCACTGAATCATAGGAGAAAACGTGAGGTACAGTCAAGACATGAATGAACAGAAAGATTTTAATACCCAAAGCCATACGCTCTTAACTAGTCATGGAAATGTAAATACCTGTGCAGCAATAAGTCTTGCAACATTCTTCTTGCTAGACTCCTGAAGCTCACCAGAAATGAGAATCTCATCCAGTACGTAGTAAGCCTGCAAATTTCACCATTGGTACTCATGAAATGAGTCCATGACTCAGAAAAATGGCATAACTCAGGCAAGAAAAATTTGCATATAACTCCAGTCCTGGGTCTTCAGCATCAACATTTCAACATATGTGAAAGAGATTACCTTGTGGAAATTGAATATCAAATCCAGCTCGCATACCTGAAGAAATTATGAAAAAGAAAGTCAAAACAATAGTATATTCTAGAAAATAATGCTAATCCATAAGAGAAATAACTTACACTGCCGAAATAGCGGTCGAGTATCTCAACAAAATGATGGATAATTTCAAGGACTTCAAGCTCATTGTCATCAGCATCAATACACATGCAGAAATAGAGGCTGGCATACCTGTATATAATTATAAGCAGATTTATAACTAGCTAACAAGCATATCTTGCAAACAGAATAGACTCAACGGCATTCCTTATTACTAAAGCATACCTTCTGTACACAACCTTGTAACCTCTCCACTCGACAAAGTTGCAGAGTTTTGGCCCTCGAGTAAGAATGAGCCCACTAAGCTCACGGATGACCTTTCAAAATGAGCAGGGTGTGAAAAAATTAGCTAACCATTACAAACCTCCTAGCCAACAAAAAACATGTAGTTGGCAGTAGCGATTTAAGAGGATTAAATGTAAAATCTCTGTCATTGTATGAGCAACTACAATGCTTAGCCATCCTCCATAGAAAACAAATACACTGAATGGGAACCCAAGAGGCCAGGAAAATACCCGAAACGTGCAATAAAGCGTTAAAGAGCTAGAATCATAAATCACCAACACTGGGCAGCAACACAAATGCTAGCTTAAGATGGAGCCTGGAACAGGTCATAGAGAGTTACAGACAGTACAATAGCTGAAATTTATCGTTACAAGAAGCATCTGTCACAATCTACTCATAATAATAAGCATACACTAGCACAAACACACATGACAGCAAACTCTGCTTTGACACATAATTTGCATCAACTTGCAAGTTGTTTAATTAGCACACAGACAAACAGACATAAAAGCTGTCGACAGAAAGCAGTATAAGATGCTGACCTTAGTCCTCTCCTTCTGGGTGTAAGGCGAGTACCACTTGGTGAGCCTCACCTTACCCTGGCGGCTGATTAGGAGCACGAAATTAATCTGTGAAGACGCAGAGAAGAAAAGGAAAATTAAGTGACAGTGAACCTGAAACAAGATCCAGTGCTAGTGGCAACAAGCAGCCACCTCTTGCACAGAGCACAGAGAcagacaaatatttgatttttcaaacaactgcGACAGAAAAACACTGAAATATAATGTATAATCCATTAAATCTTAAAGGTGCACTTCAGCTTGACAAACTATCGAGTACACTTATTCTGCATcacttttttttagaaaaccacACTTTTCATGATATTCAGTAAAACATGTGGGCATCGCCCGCTCGACTCAtccaatatactccctccgttcctaaatataagtcattCTAGAGATTTGAATATGGACTACATAGGGATGAATATAGATGTATTCTagtgtgtagattcactcattttgctccgtatgtagtccatattagaatctctaaaaagacctatatttaggaacggagggagtacaataatTAACAGGACAAGTACAACTACATAACAGGGCCATTCATGGTTGTATCACTAAAGAGTTTGTCCTATC
This genomic window contains:
- the LOC109759144 gene encoding AP-1 complex subunit sigma-1, producing the protein MINFVLLISRQGKVRLTKWYSPYTQKERTKVIRELSGLILTRGPKLCNFVEWRGYKVVYRRYASLYFCMCIDADDNELEVLEIIHHFVEILDRYFGSVCELDLIFNFHKAYYVLDEILISGELQESSKKNVARLIAAQDSLVEAAKEEAGSISNIIAQATK